TCTGCGCCGCCTGAGGCTCGACCGACTTGTCGACGGGGACGGACTCGCCCGTGAGCGCAGATTCGTCGACCCGCAGGCCATGGGCGCGCACGACTCGGAGGTCTGCCGGCACCCGGTCGCCTGAAGCCAGACAGACAATGTCGCCGGGAACGAGGTCGGCGGCGTCGCAGGTGTGCCGTTCGCCATCCCGCCACACCAGCGCATGCTCGGCCAGCATGGACCGCACCGCGTCGAGCGCCCGCTCGGCCTTGCCTTCCTGAACAAAGCCGATGACCGCATTGACGATGACCACGCCCAGGATCACCGCCGCATCCACGTGGTCCTCCAGCAGCACCGTGGCGACACCCGCGGCCAGCAACACATAGATCAATGGGTTGTGGAACTGAAGCAGGAAGCGCTGCCAGGGCGGGACACGCCGAGCCTGGGGCAGACGGTTGGCACCGTGCCGCGCGCGCCGCTCGACGGCCTGGGCACTGCTCAGGCCGCGATGTGGGTCGGTCTCCAGTCGCGCCACGGCCTCTTCGGCCGTGCAGGCATGCCAGGGCGCGGGGGTGTGGTCTGCCATTTCGAAGCATCCTCCATCGGTCGATTGCCGGGTCGCCACAGGCAGGCAGTCCGGCGTGCATTCTGCGGTGTGCGCTCGTCCGCCCGGCTGATGCGGCGCAATTCTCCGCGCCGCGACCGCAGGCAAAAAAAGGCCCCGACTTGCGGGGCCTGAAGACACTCTCTTCGCAACGTCACCACTGCGAGCGTTACGAATGAATTATATTTGAACAAATACTTCCATCACAACTGCGCCAGCGGCGTCCGCGAAGCCTCGCCATGTTCGTCCTCCCCCAGCGTGCGGATCAGCGTTGCCAGGTCATCATGAAGGCGGATCAGCGTGGCCTCATCGAGCTGGGCCAGAGCCTGGGGAAGCACCCCGGCCATCGGCCCCGGCACACTGGAGAGCAAGGCACGGCCGCTCTCGCTGATCTCCAGGTGAACGACGCGGCGGTCCTGCTCGTCACGGCGCGACAGCATCAGCCCGCGCGACACCAGTGTGCGCACGAGGTTGCTGGTGGTCGACTGGTGGATGTCCATCCGCTGCGCCAGATCACCCACGACGATGCCCGGCTCGGCCGCCACCACGCTCAGTGCCCACAACTGCGCCCCGCCGACGCCGGTCTGCCGCTCGAGTTGCTGAAAGTGCGTCTTGACCGCGTTGAAGACCACGCGGAACTGACGCAGCACCACAGCCGCCTGGGGTGGAAGTGCGCTGGTGCCGATGACATCGGCAGGCGCATTGATGCGCGTTGCAATCGGTTCTGACACGGTGAGCCCATGAAGAGTCGCTACCCGTCGGACTGGCTGTCAGACGAAGCAAGGCACGAATTATCCGACTGGCGACGCTGGGCCGCGCGCGCCGTGGTCCTCCTTTTTGCGGCCCTGGCCGGGCTCGGGGTGATCAGCCTCACCTGGCTGACCGAACAGGCCCTGCACGCCTTCGGTGTCCTCCATGCGCGGTGGCAGTGGGCACCCCTGCTCTGGACGCCGGCGTTGACCGCCGGGATCGTCTGGATCACACGTCGCTTCGCGCCCGGCGCCGCCGGCTCCGGCATCCCCCAGGTGCTCGCGGCGCAGGACCCGGCTGTGCCTGTCGAGCAACGCCAGCTCTTCGTGTCGGTGAGGCTTGCACTGGCCAAGGTGGTTCTGACGGCCGGCGGCCTGCTCGCCGGGCTGTCGACCGGCCGGGAAGGTCCGTCGGTCCAGGTGGCCGCTGGGCTGATGCACCACGCCCGGCGCTGGCTGCCTGCCCGCAGCCCAGTCAACGAGCGCGGTCTGCTGGTGGCCGGCGGTGCGGCCGGCATCGCGGCGGCCTTCAACACCCCGCTGGGTGGTGTGATGTTCGCCATCGAGCAGCTCTCGCGCCGCCCGGAAGACCGGGCCAGCGGCCTGCTCATCGGGGCCATCGTCCTGGCGGGCCTGCTCGCCGTCTCCATCCACGGCAATGACACCTACTTCGGGCGCATCGACGCCACGGCCCTGTCGTGGGGGCTGTGGGGCCCCGGCCTGATGGTGGCGATTCTGTGCGGCCTGCTGGGTGGGCTGTTCTCCCGGCTGCTGATCCAGTCGATGCGCGGCGGGTCGGACGTTTTCAGCCGGTGGCGTCAACGGCATCCGGTGCGCTTTGCCGCCGGCTGCGGCCTTGCCGTGGCGGTCATCGGCATCGTCACGCAAGGCAGCACCTTTGGCGGTGGCTATGGCACGACGCGGGCCCTGCTGCAAGGCCAGGAGCCGACCCACGGGCTGTACGTGGTGCTGCGCATGGTGGTCACCTGGCTGTCGGCCTGGAGCGGCGTACCAGGCGGCATCTTTGCCCCAGCCCTCACCATCGGAGCCGGCATCGGGCACGACGTGGCCGGCTGGACAGGCCACGCCCATCCGGCCCTGATCGCGCTTGGCATGGCCGGCTTTCTGGCCGGTGCTACGCAGAACCCGTTTACCGCCTTCATCATCGTCATGGAGATGGTCGAGGGCCACGCCATGGTCCTGAGCCTGATGGGCTGCGCGATGCTGTCGAGCGGCATGGCCCGTGTGATCAGCCCACCGCTTTATGTCGCACTCGCTGAACTGCAGTTGCACCGACTGCCTGCCACGCCACCCGGCCAGCAAAAAGGGGCCCGAAGGCCCCTTGAGGATGCGGCGGACACCGCGTCGTGATGGCAGGCTCAGCGCTTGAGCTGGTTGATGTCGCGCACCGCGCCCGTGTCTGCCGACGTGGTGAGCAGCGCATAAGCCTGCAGCGCGGCCGACACCATCCGCTGGCGATTGACCGGCTTCCAGGCCTGATCGCCCTTGGCTTCCATGGCGGCACGGCGGGCGGCCAGCGCCTCGTCGCTGATGGCCAGGTGGATGCGACGGTTCGGGATGTCGATCTCGATCCTGTCGCCGTTCTCGACCAGCGCAATGGCGCCACCCATGCCGGCCTCGGGCGAGGCGTGGCCGATGGAGAGACCGGAGGTGCCGCCCGAGAAACGACCATCGGTCAGCAGCGCACACTGCTTGCCCAGGCCGCGGCTCTTCAGGTAAGACGTCGGGTACAGCATTTCCTGCATACCCGGGCCGCCCTTCGGGCCTTCGTAGCGGATCACGACCACGTCGCCAGCCTGGACTTCTTCACCCAGGATGCCTTCGACGGCGTCTTCCTGGCTTTCATAGACACGGGCGGTGCCAGTGAACGTCCAGATCGACTCGTCGACGCCGGCCGTCTTCACGATGCAGCCCTTCTCGGCGATGTTGCCGTACAGCACGGCCAGACCGCCGTCCTTCGTGAAGGCATGGGTCGCCGCGCGGATCACGCCCTTCTCACGGTCGAGGTCGAGCGCCTTCCAGCGGCTGTCCTGCGAGAACGCCACCTGCGTGGGGATGCCGCCCGGGGCTGCCTTGTAGAACGTGTGAACCGCTTCGTCCTGGGTGACCTTGACGTCCCAGTTTGCGATGGCATCGGCCATGGTCGGGCTGTGGACGGTGGGCACGTCGGTGTGCAGCAGGCCACCACGGGCCAGCTCGCCCAGGATCGACATGATGCCACCCGCACGGTGCACGTCTTCGATGTGCACGTCGGGCACGGCCGGGGCGACCTTGCTCAGGCACGGCACCTTGCGCGAGATGCGGTCGATGTCGGCCATCGTGAACGGCACTTCGGCCTCGCGGGCCGCCGCCAGCAGGTGCAGCACGGTGTTGGTCGAGCCGCCCATGGCCACGTCGAGCGCCACGGCGTTCTCGAAGGCCTTGAAGCTCGCAATGCTGCGCGGCAGCACGCTGAAGTCGTCCTGCTCGTAGTGGCGCTTGGCCAGCTCGACGATGGTGCGACCGGCCTTGCGGAACAGCTTTTCGCGGTCGGCGTGCGTGGCCACGATGGTGCCATTGCCCGGCAACGACAGGCCCAGGGCCTCGGTCAGGCAGTTCATCGAGTTGGCCGTGAACATGCCGGAGCACGACCCGCAGGTCGGGCAGGCCGAGCGCTCGACCTCGGCCACCTCCTCGTCGGAGCAGTTCTTGTCGGCCGCCTTGACCATGGCGTCAACCAGGTCCAGCGCAATGACCTTGCCCTCGATCTTGGCCTTGCCGGCCTCCATCGGGCCACCCGAGACGAACACCACGGGGATGTTCAGGCGCAGGGCCGCCATCAGCATGCCCGGGGTGATCTTGTCGCAGTTGGAGATGCACACCAGCGCGTCGGCGGTGTGGGCGTTGACCATGTATTCGACGCTGTCGGCGATCAGGTCACGCGAGGGCAGCGAGTACAGCATGCCGCCGTGGCCCATGGCGATGCCGTCGTCCACCGCGATGGTGTTGAATTCCTTGGCCACGCCACCGGCCGCCTCGATCTCACGGGCCACCAGCTGGCCGAGGTCTTTCAGGTGGACGTGGCCGGGCACGAACTGCGTGAAGCTGTTGGCGATCGCGATGATCGGCTTCTCGAAATCGCCGTCCTTCATGCCCGTGGCGCGCCACAGGGCGCGGGCGCCCGCCATGTTGCGACCGGCGGTGGAAGTGCGGGAACGGTACTGGGGCATCAGGAAACTCCAGGCAGATGACGCTTGTGGGAACCGGTCATTTTAGCCCGCCCCACCAGCCGGCGCAGTGTCAGCGCCGCTTACGGGGGTTCTGCACGCCCATGGCGTCGACGGCCTTCTGTCGGCGCGCCTCGCGCTTGGCGGCCACCTTGTCCATCGCCAGCCGCTGCGTCCGCCCCGTGGTGTCGGACCACCACCACCACACCGCCGCCAGCCCGAAGGGCAGGCACAGTGCCCACCAGTGCGACGACCACGTCCACTCGCCCACCGGGCCAATGCCACCCAGCCACATCACCAGCAAGGCCACGCCGATCAACACAAACCACATGTGGTGCTTTCCTCATGCACGTGTCACGATAAGTGACAGCGCCGTCAACCCCGAGAAGGGTGAATGCGTTTATAAATCGACCTCCACTGTAATCCACCCCCCGTACCGGAAGGAGACCCATGAAAAAACTGTCGACCCTCGTCGCCGCTGCTGCGCTGGCCACCCTCGCCGCCCCGGCCATGGCCAGCATGGAACTGGCCCAGAAGAAGTCCTGCCTGGCCTGCCATGGTGTCGAGCAGAAGATGATCGGCCCGTCCTACAAGGACGTGGCGGCCAAGTACAAGGGCCAGAAGGGCGCCGAAGCCAAGCTGGTTGAAAAGGTGCTGAAGGGTGGCAAGGGCGCCTGGGGCGAGATCCCGATGCCGGCCAACCCCCAGGTCAGCGAAGCCGAAGCCAAGGAACTGGTGCACTGGATCCTGTCGCTGAAGTGATCGGCGGCGCGGGCTGACACCGCGCCCCCTCTCAGCAACCAAGCGCCCTGCGGGGCGCTTTTTCATGCCCTGCCGTCGGCGGGACGGACATGAAAAAGGCCCCGTCGAAACGGGGCCTGGGGGGTTGTCTCCTCCGTGGGAGGTGCACTGCACCTCCCGCGTGGCATGCCGATCAGTCGCCGGCGTAGATGTCCACGTCCTTGGTTTCCTTCACGAACAGCAGGCCGATCACGAAGGTGATGGACGCCACGATGATCGGATACCAGAGGCCGTTGTAGATGTTGCCGGTCTGAGCCACGATCGCGAAGGCGGTGGTGGGCAGCAGGCCGCCGAACCAGCCGTTGCCGATGTGGTACGGCAGGGACATCGAGGTGTAGCGGATGCGGGTCGGGAACATTTCCACCAGCATGGCCGCGATCGGGCCGTACACGGCGGTCACGTAGATCACGAGCAGCGTCAGGATGGCGATGACGAGCGGCTTGTTCAGCTTGGCCGGATCGGCCTTGGCCGGGTAGCCAGCATCACGGATGGCCTGCACCACTTCCTTCTTGAAGGCCGCGTCCTTGGCCTTGGCATCGTCGGCGCTCAGACCGGCCGAGCTGTACGAAGCGATCTCGCGGTCACCGACCTTGATCACGGCCACGCCATCACCGGACACGTTCTCGTAGTTCACCGAGTTGGCAGCCAGCACCTGCTTGGCGATGTCGCACGAGCTGGTGAACTTGGCGGTGCCAGTCGGGTTGAACTGGAACGAGCACTCGTTCTGGTTGGCGATCAGGGTCACGGGAGCCGTGGCCTGGGCCTTGGCCAGATCGGGGTTGGCGGCTTCCGTCAGGGCCTTGAACAGCGGGAAGTAGGTCAGCGCAGCAACCAGGCAGCCTGCCAGGATGATGGGCTTGCGGCCGATCTTGTCAGACAGCGTGCCGAACACCACGAAGAACGGGGTGCCGATCAGCAGCGAGATGGCCACCAGGATGTTGGCGGTGGCGCCATCGACCTTCAAAGCCTGCGTCAGGAAGAACAGGGCATAGAACTGACCGGTGTACCAGACCACAGCCTGACCAGCGACCAGACCGAACAGGGCCAGGATCACGATCTTCAGGTTCTTCCACTGACCGAAGGACTCGGACAGCGGGGCCTTGGAGGTCTTGCCTTCCGCCTTCATCTTCTTGAAGGCAGGAGACTCGTTCATGCTCATGCGGATCCACACGCTGATGCCCAGCAGGATCACCGACACGAGGAACGGCACGCGCCAGCCCCAGTCCTGGAAGGCGTCTTCACCGATGATGGTGCGGGTGCCCAGAATCACCAGCAGCGACAGGAACAGACCCAGCGTGGCCGTGGTCTGGATCCAGGCGGTGTAGGCACCACGACGGCCGTGCGGCGCGTGCTCGGCCACATAGGTGGCGGCACCACCGTACTCACCACCCAGTGCCAGGCCTTGCAGCAAGCGCAGGATGATCAGGATGACCGGGGCGGCCACGCCGATGGCGGCGTAGTTGGGCAGGATGCCGACGATGAAGGTGGAGGCCCCCATCAGCAGGATGGTCACCAGGAAGGTGTATTTGCGGCCGATCATGTCGCCGAGGCGACCGAAGACCAGTGCGCCGAACGGACGCACGATGAAGCCGGCTGCAAAAGCCAGCAGGGCAAAAATGAAGGCGGACGTCGGGTCCAGGCCGGCAAAGAACTGCTTCGCGATGATGGCTGCAAGCGAGCCATACAGGTAGAAGTCATACCACTCGAAAACCGTACCCAGACTCGAGGCGAAAATGACTTTCTTTTCCTCTTTGGTCATGGGCGCTGTGGAAACGCTCGGACTGGCCATGTGTGTGCTCCTCTTCATTGCCAAATTGCAGCCGCTTGTGGCGTGCTCACCCCAAATATAGGGGGTGTTTCGAGGGATGTCATTCGGGGGAATGCGGATGAAAACAAGCCAAACCGACAAATTTCCACGAGGGTTTTCACGAATAGGATGGCTTCGTGCCCTGAAAAACCTGTCTTATTGGCCTGCGCATACCCAAGCGGTGGGGGTGGAACCCGGCCGATGAATTACTTTTGTGAAGAATATATCGGCGCGGGGACGGTGATGCCTTGGGCCCCGGTCAGGGGCCACGACATTCAATTGCTTTGAGCCAATTGATCGAGAATCGCCGGGTTTTCCAGGGTGCTGGTGTCCTGGGTGACGGCATCGCCCTTGGCGATCACACGCAGCAGGCGGCGCATGATCTTGCCGGAGCGCGTCTTCGGGAGGTTGTCCCCGAAGCGGATGTCCTTGGGTTTGGCGATCGGGCCGATCTCCTGCCCCACGTGGTTGCGCAGCAGCGAGGCCAGTTGCTTGGCCTCGTCGCCGGTGGGGCGGGGACGCTTGAGCACCACGAAGGCGCAGATGGCTTCGCCGGTCAGGTCGTCCGGACGGCCCACCACAGCGGCTTCGGCCACCAGCGGGTGCGACACCAGCGCCGACTCGATTTCCATCGTGCCCATGCGGTGGCCCGACACGTTCAGCACGTCGTCAATGCGACCCGTGATGGTGAAGTAGCCGGTCTGAGCGTCGCGGATGGCGCCGTCGCCAGCCAGGTAGTACTTGCCGCCGAAATCGGCCGGGTAGTAGCTCTTCTTGAAGCGCTCCGAGTCACCCCAGATGTTGCGGATCATCGAAGGCCAGGGCTTGCGCACGACCAGCACGCCGCCCTGCCCCCACGGCACTTCCTTGCCGGTTTCGTCGACCACCGCGGCGTCGATGCCGGGGAACGGCAGCGTGCACGATCCGGGGGCCAGGTCATGGGCGCCCGGCAGCGGCGTGATCATGTGGCCACCCGTTTCGGTCTGCCAGAAGGTGTCGACGATCGGGCACTTGCCGCCGCCGATTTCGCGGTGATACCACTCCCAGGCGGCCGGGTTGATCGGCTCACCCACGGTGCCCAGCAGGCGCAGGCTGCTGAGGTCGAACTGCTTGGGGTGCACTTCGGCGTTCGATTCGGCAGCCTTGATCAGCGCGCGGATGGCGGTGGGGGCCGTGTAGAAGATCGAGACCTTGTGGGCCTCGATCATGCGCCAGAAGCGGGCCGAATCCGGGTAGGTGGGCACGCCTTCGAAGACAACCTGGGTGCCCCCGCACGACAGCGGGCCGTAGGCCACGTAGCTGTGCCCCGTGACCCAGCCGATGTCGGCCGTGCACCAGAAGACGTCGTCAGGGCGCAGGTCGAAGGTCCACTGCGTGGTCAGCGTGGCGTGCAGCAGGTAGCCGCCGGTGCTGTGCTGGACGCCCTTGGGCTTGCCGGTCGAACCGGAGGTGTACAGCAGGAACAGCGGGTGCTCGGCGCCCACCCACTCCGGCGGGCACACATCGGAAGCCTGCGCGGTCAGCTCGTCGAGCCAGGCGTCGCGGCCGGCCACCATGGGCACATCGCCGCCGGTGCGGCGCACCACGAGCACCTGGGTGACGCTGTCGCAGCCACCCAGGGTGAAGGCCTCATCGACGATGGTCTTCAGCGGCAGGCTCTTGCCGCCACGCTTCTGTTCATCCGCGGTGATGACCAGCACGGCACCAGCGTCCTCGATGCGGTCGCGCAGCGACTGGGCCGAGAAACCACCGAACACCACCGAGTGCGTGGCGCCGATGCGGGCGCAGGCCTGCATGGCCACCACACCGTCCACCGACATCGGGAGATACAGGACGACGCGGTCACCCTTCTTCACGCCCTGCGCCTTCAGTACGTTGGCCAGGCGGGAAACGCGGGACAGCAATTCCTTGTAAGTCACCTTGGAGACGACGCCGTCGTCCGACTCGAAAATGATGGCGACCTTATCGCCCAGACCGGCTTCGACGTGGCGGTCCAGGCAGTTGTAGGAAGCGTTCAGCTCGCCGTCTTCAAACCATTTGAAGAAAGGCGCCTGGCTCTCGTCGAGGGTTTTGGTAAACGGTTTGTGCCACTTCAGCAACTCGCGGGCGTGGTTCGCCCAATAACCGCTGTAATCGGCCTCGGCGGCGGCCACCAGTTGGTCGTAGGCTGCGCGGCTGCCGACGCGGGCCTTGCTGGCAAACGCTTCCGGAACGGGATAGAGGCTGGGGGGGGTGCTTGTGCCAGTCATGAGATGGGCTCCTGGGTACCTGCGCCACAAGGGCGCTGAGTCATTGAATCAATTGCCGGGACATGCCATACCATGGCGCAGGACAAGCCCTGGCTTTCCCTAAACCATGCGCCTCTCCCTACAATTTGTTGCTCCGTAGTATCCCTGCTCCAAAGTGACACAGATGCCCAAATCCCCCGCTGCAGTCCCGACGCCCCTCGGTTTCGTCCCCCGCCTGATCTTCGCCAGCCGCTGGCTCCAGATGCCGCTTTACCTGGGCTTGATCCTCGCCCAGGCGGTCTATGTCTTCCACTTCTGGGTCGAGCTCGTGCACCTCGTGGAGGCCGCGCTCGGCCAGCCCGAGGCGCTCAGGGCCATCTTCGAAGCCTCGGGCCAGAAAGCCAGCGCGGCTCCCACCCACCTCACCGAGACGACGATCATGCTGGTCGTCCTGGGCCTGATCGACGTGGTGATGATCTCCAACCTCCTGATCATGGTGATCGTGGGGGGCTACGAGACCTTCGTTTCGCGCATGAACCTCGAAGGCCACCCGGATCAGCCCGAGTGGCTGGACCACGTGAATGCCTCGGTGCTGAAGGTGAAGCTCGCCACGGCCATCATCGGCATCAGCTCCATCCACCTGCTCAAGACCTTCATCAACGCCGAGAACTACTCCGACAAGGTCCTGATTGCCCAGACGGTGATCCACATCGCCTTCCTGTTCTCGGCCATGGCCATTGCCTACACCGACCGCCTGCTGCACCCGCCTGCCCACCACTGAGCCGAAGTGCGCACACCTGCCCGGCCGATCCGTGTCCATCCTTGGCACAATGTCGGGCTCAACCCCATCCGTCCATCTGCCCCAAGAAGGCCCTGCCATGACGACCATTCGCCACGACGACCTCGTTGAAAGCGTCGCTGCCGCCCTGCAGTACATCTCGTACTACCACCCTGCCGACTACATCGCTCACCTGGCGCGCGCCTACGAGCGCGAGGAAAGCCCGGCGGCCAAGGACGCGATCGCGCAGATCCTGACGAACTCGCGCATGTGTGCCGAGGGCAAGCGCCCGATCTGCCAGGACACCGGCATCGTGAACGTCTTCCTGAAGATCGGGATGGGCGTGAAGTGGGAGGGTTTTGGCAACCGCAGCATCCAGGATGCCGTGGACGAAGGCGTGCGCCGGGGCTACAACAACCCGGACAACAAGCTGCGCGCCTCGGTGCTGAGCGACCCGATCTTCGAGCGCAAGAACACCAAGGACAACACGCCGGCCGTGGTGTTCATGGAGCTGGTGCCGGGCGACAAGGTCGACGTGACCGTGGCCGCCAAGGGCGGCGGCTCGGAAAACAAGTCCAAGGTCTACATGCTCAACCCGTCGGACAACATCGTCGACTGGGTGCTCAAGACCGTGCCGACCATGGGCGCTGGCTGGTGCCCGCCCGGCATGCTGGGCATCGGCGTCGGCGGCACGGCTGAGAAGGCCGCGCTGTTGGCCAAAGAGTCGCTGATGGACGACATCGACATGTACGAGCTGCTGCAGCGCGGCCCGCAGAACAAGCTGGAAGAGCTGCGCATCGAGCTGTACGAGAAGGTCAACGCCCTGGGTATTGGTGCGCAAGGCCTGGGTGGCCTGACCACCGTGCTCGACGTCAAGATCAAGACCTACCCGACGCACGCAGCCTCCAAGCCGATCGCCATGATCCCGAACTGCGCGGCCACCCGCCATGCGCACTTCGTGATGGACGGCTCGGGCCCGGTCTACCTGGATCCGCCCAGCCTCGACCTGTGGCCCAACGTGCACTGGGCGCCGGACTACAACAAGTCCAAGCGCGTCGACCTCAACACGCTGACGCCGGCCGAAGTGGCCAGCTGGAAGCCGGGCGACACCCTGCTGCTCAACGGCAAGATGCTGACCGGCCGCGATGCCGCGCACAAGCGCATCCAGGACATGCTCGCCAAGGGTGAGAAGCTGCCGGTCGATTTCACCAACCGCGTCATCTACTACGTGGGCCCGGTCGACCCGGTGCGTGACGAAGTGGTCGGCCCCGCAGGCCCCACCACCGCCACCCGCATGGACAAGTTCACCGACATGATGCTGGAGCAGACCGGCCTGATCGCCATGGTGGGCAAGGCCGAGCGCGGCCCGGTCGCCATCGAGTCGATCAAGAAGCACAAGTCGGCTTACCTGATGGCCGTGGGCGGCTCGGCTTACCTCGTGTCCAAGGCCATCAAGGCCGCCAAGGTGGTGGGCTTCGAAGACCTCGGCATGGAAGCCATCTACGAGTTCGACGTGGTCGACATGCCGGTGACGGTGGCGGTCGATGCCGGCGGCACCAGCGCCCACATCGAGGGTCCGAAGGTGTGGCAGGCCAAGATCGGCAAGATCCCTGTCAGCGTGGCCTGATGGCCGGGCCGCAGCGCCCGCGCCCCCTCGCAAGCCCCGACGGCCCTCCGGCCTCGGGGCTTTTTCATGGCGGGGCCGGACGCACCCTGGGCGCCGTGCGCTAGCCTGCCAGACCATGAAGAACCCGCACTACAACCCGACGAAGTCGCATCACCGACCGAACGGGTTTCAGAACAACCACGCATCGTTTCGTGGCAAGCGCTGGCACGAGATCCTGCGCTGGCGTTGGCAGGCATGGCGGGCCGGCTTGCCGAAGCCGCTGCAGGAGCCCATCCCGGTGGTGGCCCCGGACCTGGCGTTCATCCATGGCAATGCGCAAGCGGGCTTGCAGATGCAGCCCGCCGCAACGTGGATCGGTCACATCACCGTGCTGCTACAGATCGGTGGTCTGAATGTCCTGACGGACCCCGTGTTCTCGGAGCGCTGCTTTCCGGTGCAGTGGGCGGGCCCGCGGCGTCACACACCACCAGGGCTCACGCTCGGGCAACTGCCGCACATCGACATCGTGCTGCTGTCCCACAACCACTATGACCACCTCGATGAGGGCTCGATGCGGGCGCTGGCGCAGCAGCCAGGCGGCGCCCCACTGGTCATCTGCCCGCTGGCGCACCGGCACTGGCTGAACCGCTGGGGTCTGCACCGCGTGGTGGAGCTGGACTGGTGGGATCGGCATGTGATCGAGCCGTCTGCGCACAACCACCGCGTGCCTGTGGTACTGACGCCCGCGCAGCACTGGTCCGCGCGCACCACGACGGACGCGCTGCGCAGCCTGTGGGGCGGGTTCGCGGTGCTGTCGCCGGACTGCCACCTGTTCTTCGCGGGCGACACGGCCTATTCAAAGGACTTCGTGGACATACGCCAGCACTTTGCGCGCGAGCACACGCCAGGGCAAGGCGGCGGCTTCGATCTCGCACTGCTGCCCATCGGCGCCTATGAGCCACGCTGGTTCATGAAGGACCAGCACGTGAACCCGAAGGAAGCGGTGCAGATCTTCGAGGACCTGGGCTGCAAGCGGGCCCTCGCGGTGCACTGGGGCACGTTCCAGCTGACCGACGAGGCGCTGGACGAGCCGCCTCGGGCACTGGCGGCCGCTTTGCACGCCGCGGACCTGCCTGCTGAAGCGTTCCGGGTGATGGCCGTGGGGCAGACGTGGCGCCTGCCACCGCGGCCGTGATGCGGCGGATCGCCGCGATCGTTGGTGCTCAGCCCTGGCGACGGCGACGCAGGTTCAGCGAACCGACCGTCAGCATGCCAGCGGCCAGCAGGCCCCAGGTGCCCGGCTCGGGTACTGCAGGCAGCGGAGCGCCAAGAGCTGCCG
This is a stretch of genomic DNA from Aquabacterium olei. It encodes these proteins:
- the acs gene encoding acetate--CoA ligase is translated as MTGTSTPPSLYPVPEAFASKARVGSRAAYDQLVAAAEADYSGYWANHARELLKWHKPFTKTLDESQAPFFKWFEDGELNASYNCLDRHVEAGLGDKVAIIFESDDGVVSKVTYKELLSRVSRLANVLKAQGVKKGDRVVLYLPMSVDGVVAMQACARIGATHSVVFGGFSAQSLRDRIEDAGAVLVITADEQKRGGKSLPLKTIVDEAFTLGGCDSVTQVLVVRRTGGDVPMVAGRDAWLDELTAQASDVCPPEWVGAEHPLFLLYTSGSTGKPKGVQHSTGGYLLHATLTTQWTFDLRPDDVFWCTADIGWVTGHSYVAYGPLSCGGTQVVFEGVPTYPDSARFWRMIEAHKVSIFYTAPTAIRALIKAAESNAEVHPKQFDLSSLRLLGTVGEPINPAAWEWYHREIGGGKCPIVDTFWQTETGGHMITPLPGAHDLAPGSCTLPFPGIDAAVVDETGKEVPWGQGGVLVVRKPWPSMIRNIWGDSERFKKSYYPADFGGKYYLAGDGAIRDAQTGYFTITGRIDDVLNVSGHRMGTMEIESALVSHPLVAEAAVVGRPDDLTGEAICAFVVLKRPRPTGDEAKQLASLLRNHVGQEIGPIAKPKDIRFGDNLPKTRSGKIMRRLLRVIAKGDAVTQDTSTLENPAILDQLAQSN
- a CDS encoding TIGR00645 family protein, encoding MPKSPAAVPTPLGFVPRLIFASRWLQMPLYLGLILAQAVYVFHFWVELVHLVEAALGQPEALRAIFEASGQKASAAPTHLTETTIMLVVLGLIDVVMISNLLIMVIVGGYETFVSRMNLEGHPDQPEWLDHVNASVLKVKLATAIIGISSIHLLKTFINAENYSDKVLIAQTVIHIAFLFSAMAIAYTDRLLHPPAHH
- a CDS encoding fumarate hydratase gives rise to the protein MTTIRHDDLVESVAAALQYISYYHPADYIAHLARAYEREESPAAKDAIAQILTNSRMCAEGKRPICQDTGIVNVFLKIGMGVKWEGFGNRSIQDAVDEGVRRGYNNPDNKLRASVLSDPIFERKNTKDNTPAVVFMELVPGDKVDVTVAAKGGGSENKSKVYMLNPSDNIVDWVLKTVPTMGAGWCPPGMLGIGVGGTAEKAALLAKESLMDDIDMYELLQRGPQNKLEELRIELYEKVNALGIGAQGLGGLTTVLDVKIKTYPTHAASKPIAMIPNCAATRHAHFVMDGSGPVYLDPPSLDLWPNVHWAPDYNKSKRVDLNTLTPAEVASWKPGDTLLLNGKMLTGRDAAHKRIQDMLAKGEKLPVDFTNRVIYYVGPVDPVRDEVVGPAGPTTATRMDKFTDMMLEQTGLIAMVGKAERGPVAIESIKKHKSAYLMAVGGSAYLVSKAIKAAKVVGFEDLGMEAIYEFDVVDMPVTVAVDAGGTSAHIEGPKVWQAKIGKIPVSVA
- a CDS encoding MBL fold metallo-hydrolase gives rise to the protein MKNPHYNPTKSHHRPNGFQNNHASFRGKRWHEILRWRWQAWRAGLPKPLQEPIPVVAPDLAFIHGNAQAGLQMQPAATWIGHITVLLQIGGLNVLTDPVFSERCFPVQWAGPRRHTPPGLTLGQLPHIDIVLLSHNHYDHLDEGSMRALAQQPGGAPLVICPLAHRHWLNRWGLHRVVELDWWDRHVIEPSAHNHRVPVVLTPAQHWSARTTTDALRSLWGGFAVLSPDCHLFFAGDTAYSKDFVDIRQHFAREHTPGQGGGFDLALLPIGAYEPRWFMKDQHVNPKEAVQIFEDLGCKRALAVHWGTFQLTDEALDEPPRALAAALHAADLPAEAFRVMAVGQTWRLPPRP